The DNA region TATTTTTTGAACCAGAAACAGCTGATGGAAGTATTATATACGTTAATGGTATGTCAACATCAATGCCAATTGAAGTGCAAGCTGAAATGCTAAAAACTATTCCTGGTCTTGAAAATGCCAGAATTCAAAAATGAGGATATGCTATTGAATATGATGCTTTAAACCCTTTACAAATTTCTGATAGCTTAGAATCTAAAGTTATAGAGAACTTATTTACTGCGGGTCAAATAAATGGTACAAGCGGATATGAAGAAGCGGCAGCTCAAGGATTAATTGCTGGTATTAATGCTGGATTAAAATTAGAAAATAAAGATGCCCTTGTTCTAAAAAGAAGTGATGCATATATTGGTGTTTTAATCGATGATTTGGTAACAAAAGGAACCAAAGAACCATATAGAATGCTCACTTCTCGTGCTGAATATAGATTATTACTTAGAAATGATAATCCTGATTTAAGATTATCAAAATATGGTTATGAAGTTGGTTTATTATCAAAAGATCAATATCAACAAGTCGTAGATAAGTATAAGTTAATTGAAGAAAAAATTAATGAATTAAGTATTCAATTTGTTTCTTCTAAAAGTGAACTAGCTAAAAAATACGGTATCGAAAATGGTGTTGCAATGATAAAGGTTTTAGCGCGTCCAGAAGTTGATGCAAGAGATGTTGTTGGGGATTTTCCTTTTAAAAATGAATTAACAACAATAGTGCGTTTAGATGGTTATATTAAAAAGCAAGAAACAATAGCACAAAAAATGGCTAAACTTGATAACTTCAAAATTCCTACTGACTTAGACTATAATAAAGTTGCAAACTTAGCTACTGAAGCAAAACAAAAGCTTGAAAAGATTAGACCAAAAACTATTGGCCAAGCTTCAAGAATATCAGGGATCAATCCTTCAGATATTCAAATGTTAATGTTTTATATCGCTTCAAACAGAAAATAATGAAATTAAATATTGTTGCAGTAGGCAGTTTATCAAAAGAATATCAACTGATATTTGATGACTATGTCAAAAAGGTTAACTTTTTTGCAAAGGTAAATGTAATTGAAGTTAAAGAGCAAAAAATTTCAAACATAGAATTAAAAAAACAAAAAGAAACTGAATTAATATTAGAAAAAATACCTAAAAATTCTTTGGTTATTTACTTATCTCTAAAAGGTAAGCAAATTGATTCTGAAGAATTTGCACAAAATATAACAAATATAGATAATATAACTTTTGTTATAGGTGGTTCTAATGGTGTTAATGAAGAAATGTTTCAAAACAAAATAAATTTTTCGAAAATGACTTTTCCTCACCAATTATTCAGAGTAATGTTAATTGAGCAAATATATAGAGCTTTTACTATTAAAAATGGTATAACTTATCATAAATAAAATGAAGTGCTATAATTCTATATTTTCAAAAATAAAAAAATCTAGACAATATTCTCTAGATTTTTTTATTTATTTTAGTTTTCAATTTGCTCTTTTATTTCATTAAATTTGTTTGTTACGATTGTTAAATGTCTTTCAAGGTCTTGTACGGTTTTTGAACGATCATTCATCATTGGTTGATGTACTTCTTCAAAAAATTCTGGTATTGTTCTTTGCATTGTTTCTTGAAGAATTCTTTGCTTATCTTCAGTAAGACTTTGATCCTCAGATTTATTGATTATATATTGTTGTAACTCGTTTCATTTTGATCTAATATTTTCTAATGCTGTTTCAATTCTTTGACGTTTATCGCTTTCTGATAAGCTTACATTATTCTCTCTCATGATATTTATAATTGTATTCTTAAAATCAAATCATTGTTCTATATCAAAATCTTCTAGTTGATAATCTGGTTGTTGAATCTTAACAAGTAATCTCTCTAAATTTATACCCATTGTAGTTAAGGTAGATTCACTTCTTGAACTTATTGCATTTTTTCAACTTTCAATATCACTTATAAGTCTTCTTATTGTACCTTTAGGATCATTTGTTTTATTAGAATCTATTACTGATTTTAATTGAACATCATTAAGCACACTAGTATTTACAGGTCTTTGCCCAAAATTAATTATGTAAGTTTTAACAATCTCTCCTGCACCATTTTTTAACCTAATTGCAACTTGTGCATAATTTACATTTTGAGATGATCCATCTTTATATGTTTTTAATAATTCTTTTTCAATAGATAATTTAGGGTTATTTTCGTTATTTATCACTAAATCAGATAAATCAAAATTATCCTTTTGGATTATATTCTCAAAATTAGTAACATCGTTTGAAATTTGGTTATTGCTTGTACCGTTGTAGTTAA from Mycoplasmopsis canis PG 14 includes:
- the mnmG gene encoding tRNA uridine-5-carboxymethylaminomethyl(34) synthesis enzyme MnmG encodes the protein MSITKRNFEAIVIGGGHAGVEATFALANKGHKVALISFDLGKLAMMPCNPSIGGPAKGIITREIDALGGVQGYFSDLAMIQIKMLNESKGPAVRALRAQIDKEKYSKIINEALSKHENITLIEAVVEEIITDENNIFKGVQLEGGEIIEAKVVVITTGTYMNSRILRGSDITISGPDNQKTTPKLSVSLEKHGLELQRLKTGTPARVFADSIDFSKVEKEVLDDTALTFSTRSGVKLAEQISCYLTYTNEKTHEIIEKNINKSAMYSGLIEGIGPRYCPSVEDKVMRFRNKNRHQIFFEPETADGSIIYVNGMSTSMPIEVQAEMLKTIPGLENARIQKWGYAIEYDALNPLQISDSLESKVIENLFTAGQINGTSGYEEAAAQGLIAGINAGLKLENKDALVLKRSDAYIGVLIDDLVTKGTKEPYRMLTSRAEYRLLLRNDNPDLRLSKYGYEVGLLSKDQYQQVVDKYKLIEEKINELSIQFVSSKSELAKKYGIENGVAMIKVLARPEVDARDVVGDFPFKNELTTIVRLDGYIKKQETIAQKMAKLDNFKIPTDLDYNKVANLATEAKQKLEKIRPKTIGQASRISGINPSDIQMLMFYIASNRK
- a CDS encoding 23S rRNA (pseudouridine(1915)-N(3))-methyltransferase RlmH, with the translated sequence MKLNIVAVGSLSKEYQLIFDDYVKKVNFFAKVNVIEVKEQKISNIELKKQKETELILEKIPKNSLVIYLSLKGKQIDSEEFAQNITNIDNITFVIGGSNGVNEEMFQNKINFSKMTFPHQLFRVMLIEQIYRAFTIKNGITYHK